The DNA sequence CAATTCTCTGGATGATCCGCATCAGATGCTGATTGTCAGCAAAGATGACATCTGATTCTTCGAGTTGACCATTCCGTTCGATATGAATTTCGTAGGCGTGATTTACCAGAATATCGCTGATGGTCGTATCTGCCATCAGTTGATCAAGTGGTCCCAGTCCGAAGACTTCGCTCAACAGTTCGTCGAGCAACCGTTCCCGGTCGATACCTTCCAGAACAGATGCATGCTCTTCACAGATTTCAGTAGCAACGGCTCGCACTTCCCCGGAAAGTTCTTTTTCCGAGATTTGAGCCAGCATTGACAGATCGAGGGAATCTACCAGCTCCTGATGAATCAGAACTTTCTGTTTCTGAAAGTTCAATTCTGCCTCTCTGTTTTCTGGAAGGTAGCTTTCGGGTTCCAGAAAAAGTTTTTTTGTGCGAAGTGATTCCATGTCGTAACCTACAGATATAGTTTCCCAGCACGATCAGTCTGGAGCAGAAACTCCTTCCTGAACGGACTTCAATAACAAACAGACTTCAAAACTGCGCCAATCACCCAGGAATTCTGAGAAATCAGACTATCATCAACTTATCGGTCGACGCTCTGATTCTTTTCTGGGTTTAAAGTCCACTGGCGGGAACAGAAATCTCCGAAGTCTTATTCTCGTCCTGCTTCATCGTTGTTGTTGCTTTGCTTGAGGGAATCACTTCTGAAGCAACAGGAGTTTCGATTGCGTCGATCCAGTTCTGGCTCTTGTAGGCACGGTTGCCTTTAAAGTGCACTGTATTCAATGAGCCACCCCGATAGATATCCATACTGGAAACTCGCTGATTTGGGATGAATCCCAGAATGTTTGACAATGTCAGTCGATCGCTCGAACGTCCAGCAGAAACCACTTCAGTGTTTTCATTGGGGTTCCGCAGAGCCAGGCTCAGTACGCCATGATCCTCAACGACCTTGAGGACTTTGCCCTGTTCGGGTGATACTTCGAGAGTAACTGGATAATCAGCAGAATCTTTATTTCCCATTCCTACTTTGTGTCCGGGAACAGAGGTCTGATCTACAGCCAGAACGCGTACTTTTTCGAGCAGGGTAATGGTAGTCTCGGGAATCCCATCTGTTTCATGTGAGCGGAACAGAACATCAACAATTGCTCCAGGACGTGAGAAACCGGCCACATTCCCAATTTTGTGGATGGAAACTGTGACAGCGCGATTACCAGGCTCAAGAGTATCGGACAGTCCCGGGCCCATTCCTGTTGCATACAGATCAACTGTATGGAACGGCTCTCCGGCTTTGATTTCCGATTTCAGCACCCGGCCCTGAATAAATTCAGTCGCCATGATTCGTTGCAAGCCGTTCGGTTTGAATCGCTTATCCACCTGATCGGGCAGCATCTTCAAAATGGAGATATCATCCAGTGACAAAGTCTGCCCTGGTACGAGGTCTCGTGAAGCGATGGGAATGAAGACCTGCCGTGGTTTCGCTGGTGGATCTTCTGCTAACACG is a window from the Gimesia benthica genome containing:
- the cpaB gene encoding Flp pilus assembly protein CpaB, which translates into the protein MAKISPGTMTAAIFAILLGLGAAYTVRQFLHKQPGPVVLAEDPPAKPRQVFIPIASRDLVPGQTLSLDDISILKMLPDQVDKRFKPNGLQRIMATEFIQGRVLKSEIKAGEPFHTVDLYATGMGPGLSDTLEPGNRAVTVSIHKIGNVAGFSRPGAIVDVLFRSHETDGIPETTITLLEKVRVLAVDQTSVPGHKVGMGNKDSADYPVTLEVSPEQGKVLKVVEDHGVLSLALRNPNENTEVVSAGRSSDRLTLSNILGFIPNQRVSSMDIYRGGSLNTVHFKGNRAYKSQNWIDAIETPVASEVIPSSKATTTMKQDENKTSEISVPASGL